The DNA window GTCGGCGTACCCCGAATATCCGAGGTGGCCGGCGATCCATATCGAAGCGCGGACCTGATCCGGCGCGTCTTCGTACAGCTGAACGCCGTCGAAGGCGACCTCGGCGAAGCCGACCCCGCCCGTTGGTCCGGACGGCCCTCCCAAGCTCGAGGTCGTCCCTCCCATCCGGGTTTGGATGTGGAGGTTGATCTTGCCGGGCATTTTATGTCGCCACGCGAAGTGGAACGGCTCGCCGGTGTCTATGGCCTCGAGATAAATCAAGCTCGGATCCTCACCCGGAAGTTTCGACAAGGCGCTGCTCCGGGCGCGAGCCTCCTCGCGCCGGGCGCGATACTCCTCCAGGGCCATCCGCTCGCGGCCCGCCTGGAAGGCGAAGACGCCGCCGATCAGGACGACCGCCGCGATGACCAGGTCGATCGGGATGACCGTCGCGAGGATCCGGTGGATTGCGTTCCGCCTCATCTCCCCTGCTCCGGCCGCCTTGTTCGGAGGGTCGACGGCTGCTCCCGAACAGCGAATCCAAGGGACATTGACGACGTCCCTTCTCCCCTGGTGGGAAAAGGGACGCTCGTTGGGGCTTTGCCAAAGCGTTATAGACGCTCATCCTTCGTGGGAATTCGAAGCCGGCCTCAGGCCAGGGCCTCCCTGCAGTAGTCGACGCACTTGCGGACCTCGGCCACGGCAGTCGAGCCGGCGGGGATCTTGTATTCGACCTCGATGTCGCCGGGGAAGGTCCACTTCTCCTGCTTCATGAGCTGGAGGACTTCCTTGATGGGCGTCCCGCCCTGGCCCCAGGGGAGGTTCTGGCCGTCGGCGGTCCGGTCCTTCAGGTGGAGGCTGACGATCCGGTCGTGGTACTTCTCCAGCAACGGGATCGGCGATTTGCCCTTGGTCCCGGCATAGTAGTGACCGATGTCCACGTTGAACCCGATGTACGGGCTGTGGTCCAGGATCGGGTCGTGGTCTTCCAGCTTGGGGTAGTTCTCGGTGTGGTTGTGGAAGCCGACCCAGATCTTGTACTTGTCGGCGAACGGGGCGAGCTTCTTGGCCATCGCCTCGCTGCGTTCCAGGGTGATCCCCTTGCAGCCCAGCGCCTGGGCGACCTGGAAGTTCAGGTCGATCGCCTCGTCAGTCGAGCCGAAGGGGATCTTGTGCAGGTGCATGTTGACGCCGGCGTCGTTGTACATCTTGCGCATCTCGGCGCACTTGGCGAGGATCGCGTCGCGCTGGACGTCCATCAGCTCCGTCGGCTTCTGACCGGGACGGCCGCCGCCGGGGAGGCCGGTGAAGGTCCGGATCGGGCCGTCCATCATCTCGCACTCGCTGAGGCCGTCCGTGATGAGGGCCTTCAGGGTGTCCTCGGCCGAGGCGATCTCGCCGCGGTAGCTGTAGGTGATGCAGCCGATCCGGACGCCGTTGAAGACGGAGTTCGGCTTCTCCTGCGCGGCCGCCAGAACCGTCCGGGGGAGGACCGAAGACGCGGCGAGGGCCGCCGCCCCCCCCAGGAACGACCGGCGGGTCGTCGTTGCATCAAGAATCTGTCGCATGTCCATGGCTGCTGCTCCTTCGTCGCGAGGCCCGCCGGCCGACCACGAATCCGCCGCCGCCCTCGAAGTTCTCAGGCTACCACGAGGGCCGCCCCGCCAGAACGAGCCTCCGCCGCGAAGGGGCTTGCGGCGGGCGTCGCCGGCGGTGGAACATAAAAGGGCGAGACCAGCCCAAGCTGTGCCTCCGTCCCCTCTCCCGTCGGCAGAGGGCGGTCGCGCAGCGACGGGTGAGGGTTGTCGGAGTGCAGAGGGCGAAACGAACTCGCGCCGGCCGAGACCGCCGTGGCGGCCGCGAATCGCGACGCCCCTCATCCGGCCTTCGGCCACCTTCTCCCGGGGGGAGAAGGGACGAGTAGCGTCGACCCCGTCCCGCAAGCAGGACCCCGCCCCATGCGACCCGGCCTGTTCCTCCCGCTCGCCCTGCTCGGCCTGGCCCCGCTCGCTCCGGCGGCCGACGGCGTCCCCACGTACCACGGCGAGATCAGCCGCATTATCCAAACGCGCTGCCAGGACTGCCACCGGCCGGGGCAGGTCGCGCCGTTCTCGCTGCTGACGTATGAGCAGGCCCGCAAGCGAGCCGGCGACATCGCCGGCGTGGCTTCGGATCGGTCGATGCCCCCCTGGCACGCCTCAACCCGGGAGGGCGGCCCGTTCCGCGACGTCCGCGTGATGCCGCAGGACGAGATCGACGCCCTCGCCGCCTGGGCCTCCGCCGGCGCCCCCGAGGGCGACCCGACCGACGCGCCGCCGCATCGCGAGTTCCCCTCCGACTGGCCGCTCGGCGAGCCCGACCTGGTGCTGAAGCCCTCGGCGGCCTACACGCTGGCGGCCGACGGCCCCGACGAGTTCCGCGTCTTCGTCTTGCCCAGCGGGCTGACGGAGGGGAAGTGGATCCAGGGGATCGACTACCGGCCGGGCAACCTCCGGGTCGTCCACCACGTCCTGGCCGCCTTCGACACTCGCGGCCGCGCCCGCAAGCTGGACGAGGCCGACCCCACGCCGGGGTACTCGGTCTCGGGCGGCGGCTACCGGATCTTCCCCGAGGGCGAACTTGACGGCTGGGCCCCCGGCAAGTCCCCCCACCGCCTGGCCGACGGCGTCGCCCGGTATCTCCCCGCCGGCTCCGACGTCCTGCTGCAGGTCCACTACCACAAGAGCGGCAAGCCCGAGGAAGACGCCACGGCGATCGGTCTGTACTTCGCGAAGGCACCCGTCGAGAAGCAGCTCCGCGCCGGGGGCGTGCTGCCGCCGTTCCGGCCCCTCACCTTCAAGCCCGACCTGACGATCCCGGCCGGCGCCGACCGGCACGAGGTCCGCGGCTCGATGACCCTGCGGAGCGACATCCACGTCGTCGCGGTGATCCCCCACATGCACTGGCTGGGCCGAGACTTCCTCCTGACCGCCGCCCTTCCCGACGGCTCGAAAACAACGCTGATCCGCATCGACCACTGGGACTTCAACTGGCAGAGCACCTACGACCTGGCCGCCCCCCTGCCCCTCCCCAAAGGCACCCGGCTGGAGATGCTGGCCCACTTCGACAACTCTGAATCCAACCCCTCCAATCCCACCAGTCCCCCCAAAGAGGTCCGCTGGGGCGAGCAGACCACCGACGAGATGTGCATCGGCTTCATCCACTACACCCGCGACGACGAACACCTCACCGGCGGCCCCCCCGCCAGGAAGTACGACCCCCTCGCCGACTGGTGGCCCTGATCGGGCAAGGCCAGACGTTGAGGTTCGTCGGTTCCCTCTCAGGTCCGCCCGGGTCGAGGACTGACGGCGACGTTCGCGAATGTTCCGGCGGCCCGTCAGGGCGTCGTCCAAAACGCCTTGCCCGGATTGCACTTAAAGAAAGCCTGGCGGGGGGCGTCCGCGTTGCGGGAGATGGGCGTTTCGGGTACAATCGTGGGATTGGAACGGCCCTTGCAGACGGCGTGCGCGCGTGGGTGCGTCGCGAGGGCGTTGACGAGGGAACGGAGCCGCCGTGAGTACCGCCGATCAGCCGACCAACGGGGCGCTGGCGCCCTTGCCGCTGGACATCGAAGAGGAGCTGAAGGAGAGCTACCTCACGTATGCGATGTCGGTCATCATCAGCCGGGCGCTGCCGGACGTCCGCGACGGGCTGAAGCCCTCGCAGCGCCGGATCCTCGTCGCCATGCGCGACCTGGGGCTGGGGCCGAACTCGGCCACCAGCAAGTGCGCCGGCATCGTCGGCGAGACGATGAAGCGGTACCACCCCCACGGCGACAACTCCATCTATCCCACCCTGGCCCGCATGGCCCAGTGGTGGAACATGCGGCACCTCCTCATCACCGGCCAGGGGAACTTCGGCAGCATCCATGGCCTGCCCCCGGCCGCCATGCGGTACACCGAGGCCAAGCTGAGCCCGGTCGCCGCCGAGATGCTGGAGGACATCAACTACGACACGGTCGACTTCCAGCCCAACTACGACGAGAAGTACCAGGAGCCGCGCGTTCTCCCCGGCAAGTTCCCCAACCTGCTGGTGAACGGCTCGGGCGGCATCGCCGTGGGCATGGCGACGTCGATCCCCCCGCACAACCTCGGCGAGGTCTGCGACGCCCTGATCGCCTACATCGACAACCCGGGGATCGACCTCGACGAGATCATGGAGTATCTCCCGGCCCCCGACTTCCCCACCGGCGGCGTCATCTGCGGCCGGATGGGCGTGAAGGAGGCCTATCGCAGCGGCCGAGGCCGGCTGATCCTCCGCGCCACGTCGACGATCGAGGAGCTGAAGGACGGGCGCTCCCAGATCATTTTCAGCGACATGCCCTACCAGCTCACCAAGGAGCCGCTCCTCAAGAAGCTGGCCGAGCTGGTCAACAGCGGCCGGATCACCGGCGTCTCCAACATCGACGACTTCAGCGACCGCAAGGACCCGGTCCGGATCGCGGTGACGGTCAAGAAGGGCGAGGACGCCAACGTCATCCGCAACCAGTTGTACGAGTACTCGCCGCTGCAGGACACGTTCAGCGTGATCATGCTGGCGCTCGTCGACGGCCGACCGCGGACGTTGCCCATCAAGGAGTTCCTCCGGCTCCACGTCGAGCATCGGATCAACGTCATCCGCCGCCGGACGCGATACCTCCTCCGCCAGGCCCGCCAGCGCGCCCACATCGTCGAGGGCCTGCTGATCGCGCTGCATTACATCGACGAGATCATCCGCGTCATCCGGACCTCCGCCAACCCGGCCGAGGCCCGCATCCGCTTGATGGGGATGGAGGTCTCCGCCCAGATCCTCCAGCGCGCCCTCAACGACCCTGAGGCCAAGGAGTCGACCAGCCTGACCCGCATGCAGGCCGACGCCATCCTGGCCATGCAGCTCCAGCGCCTCACCGGCCTGGAGGCTGACAAGCTGGCCCAGGAATACGTGGGCCTGAAGGCCGACATCGACCGCTACGAGGCCATCCTGGCCGACGAGCAGTTGATCCTCGAGATGATCCGCAACGACCTGCGGGAGCTGAAGCAGAAGTACGCCAACGCCCGCCGCACCGTGATCTCCGACGAGGAACTCGGCGACTACGACAAGGAGTCGCTGATCCGCGAGGAATACATGGTGGTGACCGTCACCCACGACGGCTACATCAAGCGCCAGCCTCCCAGCACCTATCGCGCCCAGGGTCGCGGAGGCCGCGGCATCACCGCCGCCAACACCCGCGACGGCGACTTCCTCGAACACATGTTCGTCGCCCTGACGCACGACTACCTCTTGTTCTTCACCGACAAGGGGAAGGTCTACTGGCTGAAGGTGTACGACCTCCCCATGGCCA is part of the Paludisphaera rhizosphaerae genome and encodes:
- a CDS encoding monooxygenase, with protein sequence MRPGLFLPLALLGLAPLAPAADGVPTYHGEISRIIQTRCQDCHRPGQVAPFSLLTYEQARKRAGDIAGVASDRSMPPWHASTREGGPFRDVRVMPQDEIDALAAWASAGAPEGDPTDAPPHREFPSDWPLGEPDLVLKPSAAYTLAADGPDEFRVFVLPSGLTEGKWIQGIDYRPGNLRVVHHVLAAFDTRGRARKLDEADPTPGYSVSGGGYRIFPEGELDGWAPGKSPHRLADGVARYLPAGSDVLLQVHYHKSGKPEEDATAIGLYFAKAPVEKQLRAGGVLPPFRPLTFKPDLTIPAGADRHEVRGSMTLRSDIHVVAVIPHMHWLGRDFLLTAALPDGSKTTLIRIDHWDFNWQSTYDLAAPLPLPKGTRLEMLAHFDNSESNPSNPTSPPKEVRWGEQTTDEMCIGFIHYTRDDEHLTGGPPARKYDPLADWWP
- the gyrA gene encoding DNA gyrase subunit A — its product is MSTADQPTNGALAPLPLDIEEELKESYLTYAMSVIISRALPDVRDGLKPSQRRILVAMRDLGLGPNSATSKCAGIVGETMKRYHPHGDNSIYPTLARMAQWWNMRHLLITGQGNFGSIHGLPPAAMRYTEAKLSPVAAEMLEDINYDTVDFQPNYDEKYQEPRVLPGKFPNLLVNGSGGIAVGMATSIPPHNLGEVCDALIAYIDNPGIDLDEIMEYLPAPDFPTGGVICGRMGVKEAYRSGRGRLILRATSTIEELKDGRSQIIFSDMPYQLTKEPLLKKLAELVNSGRITGVSNIDDFSDRKDPVRIAVTVKKGEDANVIRNQLYEYSPLQDTFSVIMLALVDGRPRTLPIKEFLRLHVEHRINVIRRRTRYLLRQARQRAHIVEGLLIALHYIDEIIRVIRTSANPAEARIRLMGMEVSAQILQRALNDPEAKESTSLTRMQADAILAMQLQRLTGLEADKLAQEYVGLKADIDRYEAILADEQLILEMIRNDLRELKQKYANARRTVISDEELGDYDKESLIREEYMVVTVTHDGYIKRQPPSTYRAQGRGGRGITAANTRDGDFLEHMFVALTHDYLLFFTDKGKVYWLKVYDLPMATRTSGGRAVVNLLQLSEGEKITGIVPVREFRDDESLMMVTRRGTVKKTDLTAFKRPLGRGIIALGLDEGDQLIGVARTRAGDQVVLNTREGMAIRFDESDVRSMGRPAHGVRGISLEEGDEVVGMVVANGGEDPASLLTVCENGYGKRTLLAEYRSQNRGGKGLIDIKTSDRNGRVVAVAKVTDADEVMITTTGGILIRTRVGDTRPIGRNTQGVRLIRLDDGDAVSSLAKLPEEELTAEAEAELEAAPVALDGPVAEGHIIDDGVAEAEASDHMEDEADGESEE
- a CDS encoding sugar phosphate isomerase/epimerase family protein, with protein sequence MDMRQILDATTTRRSFLGGAAALAASSVLPRTVLAAAQEKPNSVFNGVRIGCITYSYRGEIASAEDTLKALITDGLSECEMMDGPIRTFTGLPGGGRPGQKPTELMDVQRDAILAKCAEMRKMYNDAGVNMHLHKIPFGSTDEAIDLNFQVAQALGCKGITLERSEAMAKKLAPFADKYKIWVGFHNHTENYPKLEDHDPILDHSPYIGFNVDIGHYYAGTKGKSPIPLLEKYHDRIVSLHLKDRTADGQNLPWGQGGTPIKEVLQLMKQEKWTFPGDIEVEYKIPAGSTAVAEVRKCVDYCREALA